Part of the Arvicanthis niloticus isolate mArvNil1 chromosome 29, mArvNil1.pat.X, whole genome shotgun sequence genome, GGAGACAACTAGTCACCGTTCAAGGCCTAGGGTTGAGCGGCTGGAATTCTGCCTTGTGAAGAGGAAAGTTCAGTTAAGCAGAGCAAGCAAAAGCACCTTCCCCAACCCCCAACGGGGGGCGCTGTAGCCAGGACAGGACCCATACAAAgagccccgccccaccccaccccaacctgaAAGAGCCTCTCCCgcaccttctttttctccctcactTTCCCCTTCTTTCATTGCTCATGAAATGCCTCCAAAGTCTTCCATCacaaatgtttattttactttattttttttttaaaaaaagattgtgCATACGTGCTTCTTGTGGAGATTAGAAGGTGTAAGATCCCCTTCAACTGGAGTTTTGGGtgactgtaagccaccatgtatatgctgggaactgaatccaggtcctctacaagaacagcaagtgcttttattcACAGAGTCGTCTCTAGACCAGCCCGTAGGTTGTTGCTTTTTGAGAAAAAGTTTCTTATAGCTCAGGTTGGTGTGAACTCTctttgtagctgagaatgaccttaacCTCCTGCTCATCTCTGCCTCCAGTTACTGGGATCACAAATGTACACCCCATGTCTGAGATATGCTTTTATATTGATATTAACGTTACTTGCTTAcctggcttttgttgttgcttaAGCCTGATATGGTGGCCTCTGTAAAGTCTAGtagacagaggctgaggcaggaggatcactgaaagTTTGAGGCCACATGGGATACATAAATTAAGAACTGAGGGCACAACAACTCTGTgatcttaaagatttatttttattttattttttttgagacagggtttctctgtgtagcccaggctgtcctggaactcactctgtagaccaggctggcctcgaactcagaaatctgcctgcctctgcctcccaagtgctgggattaaaggcgtgcaccaccgcccggcttgtttttatttttaagaaaatattttattttttaaaaaaaatctattttatatgCGTTGCTGTTTTGCTGTATGTTTTGTTGTGTGGGGGTGTTAGATCCtctagaagtggagttacagacagttgtgagccaccatgtgggtgctgggaactgaacccaggtcctctgaaatgctcttaaccatgccagtgctcttaaccatggagccatctctacagctacAAGAAAtgaatttactttaaaaacttttttttttttttttttgagacagggtttctctgtgtagccctggctgtcctagaactcactctgtagaccaggctggccttagaactcagaaatctgcctgcctctgcctcccaagtgctgggattaaagacttgcgccaccactacctggtgAGTCTACATGTCTCGTTCACTGGTCTTTCTCTGCAGTAACTAAAGGCAAGACAAGATAGACCACAATTGGAGATTCCAAGACTGCACCCTGCTGAGCTTAAAATAATGTGGAAACTTACAATCACTTGCATTGTTTCACAAAACAAATCTCTCATGTCAAACAGCAGacaagcattttatttttcagagaagCCCACAGGAACATGAAGGCACTGAGACTCTCAACAGGCTAGTTTTAGCCACCCTTCAGCAATGTTGAGGTGAGACTTGCAACTGAAGAAATGCATTATTCTGTCCTTATGGAAAAATTAAGGCACCACAAAGATGGAGGAATTAATCTTGTTTTCTAGAAAAACTGGTCTTTGGGATCTGCCCCTTAAAGCTTCCTTTCTCTTGACTTTTGTTCCATCCAAATGCCAGGTCTCCTCATCTTTGTTAGCTACTCCGTTGTGATTGCTTGCTAGTAAGCTCCACCTAAGCAACTTCACTCTAATGCTATTTTCTTAATGGGAACATTAAGAATTCTGTCTGTTTCTAGGTTACTGATCTCAGTTATTCAAACCCGATTCTGCTTAATGGATTTGAGTGCGTGCTACTTGTCTACCCTACCCAGTAGTGCAGGCCCGACCTCTGGCTATCTGCTATCCAAGCACTCTGATCCCTAGCGTCCTTAACTCCCCTTGAGGCCTGATTCAATtaccaacccccacccccttaaGGCTTCAGTCATCCCATTCCCCCGTGTGCCACAGATGGCATCCATACACCTCCGGAGTTCCTCCCATTTCATCTTAACGTAGGTCCACATATCTCTATTGCCCACACTTGGGGTTAGGACAAAGGACAGGACCTACTTGATCAAGGATCACTCGGACCATCGTTACTCCCAAACCTAGGCCTCTTAAGGCCTGGGGCACCCCATCTGCTCTCTACTCCCGAAGTGCCGTGTAGTAGGCTAGTCTGAGCCTGTGGCTAGCGGTGAAAAGGGCCGCCTACGAAGGGCAGGCCCCAGTTATGCGCCAGCAACGCGCTATGGCACCACAGCTTAATCCTGGCACCACGAggtgtgcgggggggggggggggggggtggtgggggtgggggtggctcaAAGGCAGCGCGTTAAAAAACGTTTTTTATCGTGTGTAAATTTCTATATGTATAATCTTTGCATAGGGGTGCTCAAGTGGAGATTGAACAATAGCTTTGTTGAGTtggttttatgtgggttctggaattgAATTCAGGCCATAGGGCCTGCATGGCAAATGTTTTTACCCGCTATCTTGTGGGCCtcctttttatgtgtatgaatggcttctctctctctctctctctctctctctctctccccccccccccgcaccacacacacacacacacacacacacacacacacacacgcacacggcAGTgttcacagagatcagaagagggtgttggatcccctggaactggaaataCAGAGGAATACAGAGTCATCATACGGgttctgggagtcaaacccaggtcttaCGAAAGGGCAGCccatgctcctaaccactgaaccacctctctggTCCCATCCCCTTCATTTTAAACCGACGTTCATTAATTGCAATGGCCTTCAAAGGATTTGGGCCTTTGGCATCTGCATTTCTTGAGCTTTCACGTCTAGGATGGCAGGTTGGGGACCCGTTGCCTTTCGGGAAGGATGATGACGTGGGTTTTGGCTGCAGCTATGGGAAGCCCTGGCCCCAGCGAGGCTCTGGGGGGCGGCCACACCTctgtgggggaggagagggaagctgCTCTGAAGGGAGTGGACAGCCCCGCTGCCAGTCTTCCCAGGCTTAGAGTGTAAGATGAGAAGGAGAAGGTGGGCCTCACCCAGGAGGGGAGGGCGCCCAGAAACTTCCTGCGGCTCTCAGCTCCACGGCAAACTGAGCGCTAGGTCAGTTTGGAGAGGGTGGCAGCCTGCCTGGGGGCGGGAGACCCTCCTCGGGGCTGGGCGTAGGCCTTTAAGCGCCTCGCCATATTGAACGGCCACGCTGAGCGGTCTTTGTCTGCAGAGTCCTCCCACGAACTTTCAGCTACATCCTGGGtgtctggggcaaaggagaagcGATCGGAGCTCGGGCGTCTCCAACTTGGAGCCGGGACACTGTCGATTCCAGTTTGGACTGAGCTTTGAGTCTCCGGACTGAGGTTCATGTAAGCATCCTGGAAAACTGCTTGCTACAACTCCGAGGGGTTTGGGGGGGGACACAACTTGGACTCGTCGCCTGAAGAGAAAATTGCAGGGAGGTGAGACACTCTGCGTGAGTAGAGTTGTTAGGACCCTCCGCTACCCACTCCCCAAGACCAGAAGCCAAGAGTCTGGGCTTCTTGCCCCCCCACCCGAGAGTCCACGCTGGAGATCTTAAAGACTCTCGAGAAAAGCCACGTGGGAGGATGGTTCCCCTGGGGCTTCCTCCCCTCTCCCGATTGCCTGATCCTCTGGAGTGTCCCCGACGTCTGCAAAGATGTCGATCTGGATGTGTTAGTGGAGGCCTTAAAGCCcgtgggcacctttaagaagatcGGGAAGGTGTTCCGCAAAGAGGAGGACTCCACAGTGGGGATGCTGCAGATTGGGGAGGATGTTGACTATCTGCTCATCCCCCGGGAGGTCCGCCTGGCTGGGGGCGTGTGGAGAGTCATCTCCAAGCCTGCAACTAAGGAAGCTGAGTTTCGGGAGCGGCTGATCCAGTTTCTGCAGGAGGAAGGCCGCACCCTGGAAGACGTGGTCCGTATCATCGAAAAGAACACTCCACATCCACCCCAGCCCCGCAAAAGAGCCAAGGagcccagagtgaggagagtccCGCAGATGGTCACTCCTCCACTTCGGCTGGTCGTAGGCACCTATGACAGCAGCAATGACAGCGATAGCGAGTTGAGTGACTTCGATACCTCTAAAGTCAAAGGCAACAGGGGCTCCCGGAGGACCAGGAAGGTGCGCAAAATGCCGGTCAGTTACTTGGGCAGCAAATTCCTGGGCAGCGATGTGGAGAGCGAGGATGATCAGGAGCTGGTGGAGGCCTTCCTCCGCCGTGGGGAGAAGAAGCCCAGCGCGCCCCCTCCACGGCGCCGAGTCAATCTTCCAGTGCCCATGTTTGAGAACAACCTGGGGCCCCAGCCATCCAAGGCCGACAGATGGCGGGAGTATGTCAGCCAGGTGTCCTGGGGGAAGCTGAAACAGAGGGTGAAGGGCTGGGCGCCCAGATCAGGCTCAGAGGCAGGCCAGGCCCAGCAGGCCTCCGTCGCAGCtgagagggctggagaaatgagacACGGCCAAGCCAGCCCGGACAATGATAGCTCCAGAAACACAGGAGACCGGAGCAACCAGACGCTGGGTGCCAGACGCTGGAAGCCCAAGATCAAGTGGGTTTCCTTGAGAGGATGCATGAAGGAGCAGGTGCCACCCTCGGCTCAGGGGACAGGCATGCCAGCTGAGGAGCACCCAGAGGCTGCAGAAAACCAGGGCACAGGGGCTGCAGCTGACCAGAGGGCAGTGGCTGCAGCTAACCAGAGGGCAGAGGTTGCAGCTAATCCAAGAGTAGAGACTGCAGCCAACCAGAGAGCAGAGGCTGTAGCTAGTCCAAGAGCAGAGGCTGCATCTAGTCCAAGGGCAGAGGCTGCAGCTAATCCAAGAGCAGAGGCTGCAGCTAGTCCAAGGGCAGAGGCTGCAGCCAATCAGAGAGCAGAGGCTGTAGCTAGTCCAAGAGCAGAGGCTGCATCTAGTCCAAGGGCAGAGGCTACAGCTAATCCAAGAGCAGAGGCTGCAGCTAATCCAAGGGCAGAGGCTGCAGCCAATCAGAGAGCAGAGGCTGCATCTAGTCCAAGGGCAGAGGCTGCAGCTAATCCAAGAGCAGAGGCTGCAGCTAGTCCAAGGGCAGAGGCTGAAGCTGACCAAAGGGCAGAGGCCACAGCTAATCAGAGGGAAGAGGCTATAGCTAGTCCAAGGGCAGAGGCTGCAGCTAATCCAAGAGCAGAGGCTGCAGCTAGTCCAAGGGTAGAGGCTGAAGCTGACCAAAGGGCAGAGGCCACAGCTAATCAGAGGGAAGAGGCTATAGCTAGTCCAAGAGCAGAGGCTGCATCTAGTCCAAGGGCAGAAGCTGCAGCTAATCCAAGAGCAGAGGCTGCAGCTAGTCCAAGGGCACAGACTGTAGCTAGTCCAAGGGCAGAGGCTGAAGCTAACCAAAGGGCAGAGGCCACAGCTAATCAGAGGGCAGATGCTGTAGTTAGTCCAAGGGCAGAGGCTGCAGCTAATCTCAGGGCAGGAGTCCTACCTGACCAGAGGGCAGAAGCCATAGATAGTCAGAGGGCAGAGGGCCCAGCTAACCAAAGGACTGGTGCTATAGAAAATCAGAGGGTGGAGGTCCTAGCTGACCAGAGGGCAGGGGTCCTCTGTGACCAGAGGGAGGAGGCTGGACCTCAAGCTCTACCAGAAACCTCAGCTGATTCGGGATCTAGGGCTCAGAAACAGGTAAAGACAGTGAGGTTCCAGACCCCAGGACGCTTCTCATGGTTTCGCATGCGCAGGAGAGTCTTCTGGCACACTCCCAGGTTGCCAACTCTGCCCAAGAGAGTCCCCAGGGCAGGTGAGGCTAGGAGCCTCAGGGTGCTAAGGGATGACACCAGAGCAGAAGTGGGACATGGAGAGCAAGAAGAGCAGCTGTGAGGGAAGCCCAGTGCCCCTGCCTGCTTTGTGTTAGCTGCTAGGACTGCTCCCTCCCCTGTGGGCTCCTCCTCCTTCCATGTTTGAAAATGGAGGCTGCTGGAGTGGGGGGCAGGCAGCACCACccacttctccttcccctttccaccCTCATTCTCTACCCTCTCCTATttctccctttctgcctccctttcttcctctccctctcctctctttttctttccttctgtctctatttttcattgagacagagtcttgctaagCAGCCCTAATGGCCTGGTATCCCATATGTAATTGGTCTCAAACGCACACTAGTCCTCTACGTTAGCACCCAGAGCACTAGGGTTACGGGTGTGTGCCCAGTGaccctcttttgttttgttttgtttgagacagggtctctctatatagcccggactgacctggaacttaccatgtagaccaggctggccttgaactcacagatctggaTGTCTGCCtctgctaggactaaaggcatgtgtcaccatgcccatcTTCCAGTGGCCCGCTATATCATCTTGTTTTTATCTGACAAGATTGtgtgttcagggtggtatggctgtagacacatttaattttttttatacgttgattttttaaaaaatactaaatatagcATCTCAAAGACTGAAAGACATAAGGCCGTGGAGCCTGGCTGCCTGGGTGGTGTTTTAACTTATGTATTTTAAGTGCTCACAGCCTGGCAAAGGtaaatgggggggggagggggaggggttagTCTGTCCTTTGTCTTCTGTCTGTAACTAATGTTGATTGATGACCTTTTTGCACTTAAAGAGAGAACTCAAGttgatatgcaaataaaaatgtgtaCAAGGTGGTCTCTTGTTTCCGAGGTGACAGTGGACAGTGTTGGGCTGATTTGGCTGGCTCAACGGGGATGACGACCCAGTGCTTTACTTGTCACTTTGCCTGTCATGTTTAGGCTACTAAGGGCTGGCGGATCTGAGGGTACAGGGCCTGTGGGTCACATACCATACTGATCTTGGTGAGAAGGCACAGAAAACTCATAAGGAGTGAGGTACAGGAGGCATGGCTTGGTGGGTAATgggcagctcttgcagaggacccgggtttgattcccagcacctacacggtgGCTCACTGCCACgtgtagctctagttccaggggatctgacacccttttctgatcTTCActcaccaggcacacacatgatacacagacatacatgcagcctaaacacacagacacaaacataataattgaaaaacaactaaaaaaaaaaaaaagaaagaaaaagatgagccAGCAGGGAAATGCACTCAGAGTGGTGCACTGAAGACCCCTGATGTTAGACGAGGCTTCACCTGAGAAGGCTGTATGGCCCTTGAACATGAAGTCTTTTTTGTTGTCTATtttctgagagagggtctctctctctctcttttttttccccctgagacagggtttctctgtatagccctggctgtcctggaactcactctgtagaccaggctggcctcgaactcaggaatctacctgcctctgcctcccaagtgctgggattaaaggcatgcgccaccaccacccggcgagaGAGGGTCTCTTATATAACCTCAAACATtctgctttctgaatgctgggatcgcAAAAGTGCAGCACATTGCTCAACCCCCAGTGCCGCCCCCGCCCCGGTGtgtaagtcagaagacaacttggtgAAATCAGTTCCTTCCtactatgtggattctggggatcaaactcaggcttggcagcaatcacctttacctGTTAAGCCACCTCGCCACTCTCTTAGAACTGGATCCTGTGTGGCTAAGGGCctgcaggaaagaaggaaggtggaAGTGTCTCTGACGCTTGGCAGCGCTACAACTAGCggagaaagagaataaatgaaCACAGCCTCCGTAGAAGTGAGCAGGAGCAAGGAGCATTAGTGACAAAGGGCAGTCCAGTGCTCATGTAACTGAAGAATTATGTCCCAGCAGCCCTAAATCTCCTTCCCCCCGCCCCTGTGGGAAGATATCTGGGGAGATAACAGGCTCTCCCATGCTAGGTAGATGTTCTATCactgaccaccccccccccagcccctcactgggggattctaggaagATGCTCTATTGTGTACCCTTGTATACCCACTTTTCCCTTCACTGCTCTGTTTGGCATGGTTCTCAGTGTGGTCAACCCAAGGTTTTTGtggttttaaagacagggtctcatgcggCCCTGGCTTGCCTGGAGATCCATATGCTGTTAATTCTGGATCCTCCAGACtttgcctaccaagtgctgagatagccggtgtgtaccaccacgccagggttatatggtgctggggattaatTAAGCTCAGGGCTTCagacatgccaggcaagcactctaccagctgagccagaTCCTCAGGCTCACAAGGGATTTCTGCTAGGCCTCTTCCTGAATTCAGCCTGGCATGTAGAGAGGCCAGGCACGGCTTTGGTGCTGTTAGATGTTGAGCATGCCTAGGGCACCCAGTCCAGACAAGAAGCTTAGGCACCTGAATAGTTTGAACCTGGCAGATTGGATCGCCACCTGGTGGCTACAGTGAGAACTGCAGCTCAGGCTTCTTGATTGTGGCTGGCTTAGAAGTGAGGACTCGTCCCCCCTacttccccaccccccctccATTCCAGACAATTCAAGAACCTGGTTACACCAAGGGGCAACATCTCAGCGTCCTGTGACCAGCAGTCATGACCAAGTTGGGATGATTCCTGATAAATGAATTCACATTTGAAGCCACAATCCAAACTGAATTTGGGGACTGGGCATAGCAGGTACTGCTCAAAATCTCTTTGTGACTGGGATGGTTATGCCAGGGCCCCTGGAGTAGGACACTGTGGGGCTCAAACTTATGGCCTCTCCAAGCTTTGTCATGTGGGAAGTGGGGGTGACTCCCCCCCTTCCCTATGGAGCAAAATGAAGACAGGCAAGGAAGCAACCCAGAACCTGAACCACCCCCTTACTTTCTTTTACTTgactttaaaaatcacattttagggctggagagatggctcagtggttaagagcactggctgctcttcccgaggacctgagttccattcccaacaaccacatggtggcttagccctcttctgatgtgtctgaagacagaaacagtgtactcatgtacataaaataaataaataaatctttaaaaaattaaaaaaacattttatctaACATAGTAATGCCCAGTTACTCCAGGGACTGAGGCAATCACTTGAGCTTAATAGTTTGAAACCAGCCTTACCCAGGTGATATATATCCATACTCTGCATGGATAAATACATAGACAAACaggtaagtaaacaaataaaacttgGTCCCATGAAGCAGATCTGTGATTCTGGCACCTGGGATGCTGAGGCAAGGACTAGAGCCGACTCAGTAGTGAGTGTTGTGCTGCtgatgcagaggacctaagttcagtccctACAAGTCTACACCTAGAGGCTTAcagccacctctaactccagctctagggcaCCCTATGTGCTTTATATTTGGTCTGACACCtgtcccctgtgtgtgtgtgtgtgtgcggccCCCCCCCATgattttacaaaaagaaacaaaagaatgtgtgtgtggggggggagagggggtgaTGGGTGAAATCACACTTTGGAGGCCACAAGCTAAGTAGCACAATATTATTCTCTCCTTGCTGTTGTAGATGACACCTCTGATGAGTGGATGACACTGATGAGTTAATAGGATGGGGGACTCGAACACCACGTCTGTCTATCTCAGACTAATTGAAATCACTGGCTCTCACGAGGGCCCGGCCGAAAGCATGATGGGGGACACCTTTGCTATCAAGGGCATAGTCTGGTATGGTAACAaatgatgcaggaggatcaggattGCGAGGaaggctatagagtgagtttgaggccagcctgggctatatgagacactgtcaaaataatgaatgaatgaatgatacaAAATGACAGGATATCCTGCACTAAGACCACATTAATATTGCCCATTTCTGAACATTATCCTAAGATTGATTACACATCAAATTGCATTTCCCTGTGGCCCTGACTtcccttgctttttaaaaaagatgaagcTATTGACTTCAAAGTGGAACCCAGGGCATTATGTAtgtcaggcaagtgctctaccatgaGACCACACTTCAGGGCCTCACTGGAtgctgggggattctaggcaggggctctaccactgagccatgaccccagctcctcactggggagTTCTGGGCAGGGGATCCATCTCAGCGGTATAGTTCCAAGCTCTTCAGTTTTCATCTGAACCAGTTTGGCTGCCATTCACTGTCACAAGAATGATGTGAAATAGCTCAGGCTCCCAGGCCCACGGTGAGGAAGGAAGTTTGATTACCGTTGTGGAAACAGGAGTCAAGAGGTGGTGGTGCTGGGTCTTTGGAGGATCGTCCCGGCCTCCTGCCATCTGGCCCCACCTCCATCCTCTTTCTGAGGCCTGTACACATCTGAAATCAGTCTCTTAGCCATCCCTAAAGATGGAGATGCTGTGT contains:
- the Ccdc8 gene encoding coiled-coil domain-containing protein 8, with amino-acid sequence MLQIGEDVDYLLIPREVRLAGGVWRVISKPATKEAEFRERLIQFLQEEGRTLEDVVRIIEKNTPHPPQPRKRAKEPRVRRVPQMVTPPLRLVVGTYDSSNDSDSELSDFDTSKVKGNRGSRRTRKVRKMPVSYLGSKFLGSDVESEDDQELVEAFLRRGEKKPSAPPPRRRVNLPVPMFENNLGPQPSKADRWREYVSQVSWGKLKQRVKGWAPRSGSEAGQAQQASVAAERAGEMRHGQASPDNDSSRNTGDRSNQTLGARRWKPKIKWVSLRGCMKEQVPPSAQGTGMPAEEHPEAAENQGTGAAADQRAVAAANQRAEVAANPRVETAANQRAEAVASPRAEAASSPRAEAAANPRAEAAASPRAEAAANQRAEAVASPRAEAASSPRAEATANPRAEAAANPRAEAAANQRAEAASSPRAEAAANPRAEAAASPRAEAEADQRAEATANQREEAIASPRAEAAANPRAEAAASPRVEAEADQRAEATANQREEAIASPRAEAASSPRAEAAANPRAEAAASPRAQTVASPRAEAEANQRAEATANQRADAVVSPRAEAAANLRAGVLPDQRAEAIDSQRAEGPANQRTGAIENQRVEVLADQRAGVLCDQREEAGPQALPETSADSGSRAQKQVKTVRFQTPGRFSWFRMRRRVFWHTPRLPTLPKRVPRAGEARSLRVLRDDTRAEVGHGEQEEQL